The following are from one region of the Candidatus Shapirobacteria bacterium genome:
- a CDS encoding prolipoprotein diacylglyceryl transferase family protein, whose product MSLYGLILGISFLVGINFFSKHNTSVPKDKLNLFIVGAIASAIIGARLYHVVDQWSYYSNNLWQILATWNGGLGIFGGIIGTIIFILLFSFLSKISFLSITDSISPVIPLCQSIGRLGNFVNNEIPSWWIESCLSLVLFFILKKSKTPTAHYLIGYGLIRFLLEFIRTDTWQISSLKIGQMISVLFFLSGIAIISKNTNSRHKQY is encoded by the coding sequence ATGTCGCTCTATGGTCTAATTTTAGGAATAAGTTTTCTTGTTGGTATAAACTTTTTCTCCAAACACAATACTTCCGTCCCCAAAGACAAACTCAACCTTTTTATTGTTGGAGCCATAGCCTCTGCTATTATCGGAGCCAGGCTTTATCATGTTGTTGACCAGTGGAGTTATTACTCCAACAACCTTTGGCAAATACTTGCCACATGGAACGGGGGATTAGGAATCTTTGGTGGCATAATTGGTACAATAATATTCATCCTTCTATTTTCATTCTTATCCAAAATCTCTTTTTTGTCGATTACAGATTCCATATCCCCAGTCATCCCCCTGTGTCAGTCCATTGGTAGGCTTGGAAACTTCGTAAACAATGAAATTCCTTCATGGTGGATAGAATCCTGTCTCAGCTTGGTTTTATTTTTCATTTTAAAAAAATCGAAAACTCCGACTGCTCACTATCTAATTGGTTATGGATTAATCCGTTTTCTCTTAGAATTTATCCGCACCGACACCTGGCAAATATCCTCTCTCAAAATAGGCCAGATGATCTCTGTCTTGTTTTTTCTTTCAGGCATCGCTATTATTTCAAAAAACACCAACTCCCGACACAAACAGTATTAA
- the trpS gene encoding tryptophan--tRNA ligase — protein sequence MDQLNPRPRVLTGDRPTGPLHLGHYVGTLKNRVALQNKYDCFFIIADLHTLTTASTKDKTSTINERAKGLVLDYLSVGIDPQKSIIYQQSRIPEVAYLSLIFSNLITVPRAQRVPTLKDVMHDLRIEQPSLGLLNYPVLQAADILMCKANLVPVGKDQESHIEIAREVARDFNRLFGEIFPVPKALIGNIGTLVGTDGQAKMSKSVGNCIYLSDDEDTVIKKVKAMYTDPTRIKPTDPGHVESNPVFIYHDAFNDNKEEVQDLKDRYTKGQVGDVEVKTKLALAINKFLTPIRAKRSEFEGNDSLIIQIIDEGSKKAHVEAQKTLNEVLSAMGMKD from the coding sequence ATGGATCAATTAAACCCCAGACCGCGGGTTCTCACTGGCGACCGTCCAACAGGTCCGCTTCATTTGGGTCATTATGTCGGTACCCTTAAAAACCGCGTCGCGTTGCAAAATAAATACGATTGTTTTTTTATAATCGCCGATTTGCACACCCTAACAACAGCCTCCACCAAAGATAAAACTTCAACCATCAACGAAAGGGCCAAGGGGTTGGTTCTCGACTATTTATCGGTTGGAATCGATCCTCAAAAAAGCATTATCTATCAACAGTCCCGAATTCCCGAAGTAGCTTACCTATCACTAATTTTTTCAAATCTAATCACCGTTCCCCGCGCCCAACGAGTCCCCACCCTAAAAGATGTAATGCACGATCTCCGTATCGAGCAACCTTCTCTAGGGCTTTTAAATTACCCCGTGCTTCAAGCTGCAGACATTCTTATGTGCAAAGCCAATCTGGTGCCCGTTGGCAAAGATCAGGAGTCCCATATCGAAATCGCCCGCGAAGTTGCCCGTGACTTCAACCGTCTTTTTGGCGAAATATTCCCCGTTCCCAAAGCGTTAATAGGCAATATCGGCACCCTTGTCGGTACCGACGGCCAAGCCAAAATGAGCAAGAGTGTCGGCAATTGTATCTATCTTTCCGACGACGAAGACACGGTTATCAAAAAGGTCAAGGCCATGTATACCGATCCCACACGTATAAAACCCACCGATCCCGGTCATGTTGAAAGTAATCCAGTCTTTATCTATCACGATGCCTTTAACGATAACAAAGAAGAAGTTCAAGATCTTAAAGATAGATATACAAAAGGGCAAGTTGGCGATGTCGAGGTAAAAACAAAATTAGCCCTAGCTATAAACAAATTTCTAACCCCCATCCGTGCTAAACGCTCTGAGTTTGAAGGCAATGAT